Within Legionella birminghamensis, the genomic segment CACAGCTTGAGCCTCTTGAAGAAGGCACAGTTGACCTTGAATGGAAAAACAAATGCCGGCAACAGGCCTTAGAAGGGGAAGAATAATCTAAAGGTTGAGAAGCCGGATCTTGCCAACGTACCTGGACGATTAATTGTATTAACGCTTGCCTGGAAATTTGAAGACTATAATTATAAAGAAATTACTTACTACAGCATGGAAGAACAAATACAGTGAGTACTATTAAGCAATGTTTAACCTCAGGAACTAACGGAAATGCCTATCACTATAATGGGTGCGGGAGCAGCAGGTATCGGTGCTGCCATTAATCTCGCGAAAAAATATCCTCATGAGACCATTCTTCTCATAGATAAGGGAAAGATGGGCGAAGGCTCAAGCGGCAGAAATCCAGGCCGGGAAGGACATGGATTCCATTACGCCGATAAAGAAACCTCACTCGCCTATCTTCGTGCCAGCATCAAGGTTCAAAGAGCTTTTCCCAATTTCATCATTGGCCGAAGATACAATGAAGCGGGAGAAGAGATTTACTCCCCCTTTTGCCATGGACGTTATATCATTACCAGGGATTCGACTGTCCCCCGAGAAGACATTCTTGCAAACTATGCTGAAATACAAAAAGAGTACGCGCGCCTGGTAGCCGAAGATCCCGCCAATAAAGTGTTTGGTGAGCCTGATCAATTCTACAGGATTTTAAAACCGGAAGAATACGAGGGGCTAATCAATAAGGACATTGTGGATTGCGTCGTTGAAACGAACGAATGCCTGTTCAACTGGCAGGAATTTATCAAAAGTTTTCGTGAGAATGAGCTAAAGAAGTACCCCAATATCCAATTAATAGAAGATACCGAAGTCACTTCTCTTGAAAAAAATGAGGCGTTTGATGGAAATAATGCCCGTTTTATTATTAAAACACGAACCAAGGACGGGCAAGAAGGCACGATACATAGCGACTTTATAGTTAATTCAACCTGGCAGCAAATCAAATATTTCAATGAAATGCTGGGTATAGAAATGAAAAAAGCTGAGCGCACTAACCGCCTTAAAGCTTTGATTAAACTGAAGCTGCCCGAAGAACTGGTGAACGCGAACTCCATGTTTTTTTGCATGGGCCAGCACTGTATGATTTCCAATATGGGCAATGGTTACGCGATGGGCACTTATGCCAAAGAAACCAATATGGAAATGTCCGATGGGCTAAATATCAGCGAACGTGCCCAACGTTTAATCGATGGCGGTGCTACACAAGAAGAAATAAATGATATTTCAAAAAAAATGTTAGAAGGGATGGCAAAATACATCCCAGCACTGTCCAAAGCAGAGTTTGATGGCTTGCTATTCGGCATTATTCAGACCCTCGGTAAATTAACCCGAGAAGAATTAAACAACCCCCATCACGCCTTTAATTGCCGGGATGACCATGCAGTAGTTTCGGAAATGATTGGTTTAATATCGAACCCCTGTATGAAGTTATTTTATTTTCTGGATAACGGCGAACTGGTTACTAATCTGCTTGAACAGCAGATGCAAGCGGAGAACGTAATCACAAACTGTATCGCTACATTGAAAGAGCGGGCAGAAAAAGAATTATTTATCTTCAATATGCCTGAGCAAATTAAACTACGTTCCAAGCTTGAACGAAAGCCCCTTTCGGAATTAGCGGGAGGCAATGTTGAAACCATTGTCACTCAAACCATTGCAAAGCTGAAAAGCCAGCAGTCGAAAATGAAATTTTTGCCCAAAAAAGACTATTCAGAAAAATCAATGACTAAAAATTCGGAGGAGATAAGCCGTTCGGAGTCTTCTATAACAAATGACAATATAGTATCTACCTGGAGGCATTAATCATTTATGGAAAAAAAAATAGCTGAAGATACTTACTGGAAAGAAAAAGAATTCCTGACTCAATTATTAAATGAACTGCCTGCTGCTATCTTCTGGAAAAATACGGAGGAGACATTCCTGGGTTGCAATCGCCGTTTTGCCCAGCTCGCGGGTTTACATTCCCCGGAAGATATTATTGGTAAAACTGACTTCCAGTTACCCTGGGGTCCCATCCAGGCGGCACTTTACCAAAAAGATGACCAGGAGGTAATTCTTACAGGCAAGCCCAAACTGAATATTGAAGAGACATTAACGCTTCCCGATAATACCCGGCTCCACCTGCTTACCAACAAAACTCCCCTGTATGCTTCAAACGGCCAGATTATGGGCATTCTTGGTATTTTTTATGATATTACCGAGCGTAAAAAAATGGAGTCAGCACTGGCTGAGGCGAAAGAGCAAGCAGAAGTAGCCAATATTGCCAAAACCGAATTCCTGGAAAATATGAGCCATGATTTACGCACCCCCCTTTCGGGCATTACCGGTTTTGCTTCAATTATCAAAGATGAGGTGCAGGATCCAAAAATCAAACGCTATATTGATTATCTGATGGAATCGAGCGAGGCATTGTTATCCCTGCTGAATGAAATACTGGATATTGTGAAATGGACATCCGGTAATACCCCTATAAAATATCGAAAATTTAATTTGAAAGACAAACTGGCTGAAGTCATTAAACTGCAGCAATCTGCAGCCCTTCAGAAAAGCATTAACCTGCAACTGATTTATGATGAATCCTTACCGCCTTTCTTGATAGGGGATTCCATGAGGGTTTATCGGATCGCGTTGGAGCTGGTAAGCAATGCAATAACCTTTACCAACTCTGGATCAATTGTTGTCCAGGTACAGGCGGCCAAGCAGGATGAACGCACTCAGGTAATCAAATTAACGGTTAAGGATACCGGAATCGGTATTCCTCTGGAGAAGCAGCAGGATATTTTTGTTGAATTCAAACGTTTAAACCCCTCTTATATCGGTCTCTATAAAGGAGCGGGCTTAGGCTTGGCAATTGTTAACCAATTGGTTAAAGAACTTGACTCGGAGATCTACCTTGAAAGTGAAGTGGGTAAAGGCAGCTGTTTTACCTGTCTTATTCCATTCAAACGCGCCTTAACGGATGATGATTTCGGCGCAGAAATATCCGTTCCTTTACCCTCCCCCCCGGAGGTGCAAAAAGTGGATTTATCCCAGGCAACTATCAATGAGACTGGT encodes:
- a CDS encoding FAD-dependent oxidoreductase; the protein is MPITIMGAGAAGIGAAINLAKKYPHETILLIDKGKMGEGSSGRNPGREGHGFHYADKETSLAYLRASIKVQRAFPNFIIGRRYNEAGEEIYSPFCHGRYIITRDSTVPREDILANYAEIQKEYARLVAEDPANKVFGEPDQFYRILKPEEYEGLINKDIVDCVVETNECLFNWQEFIKSFRENELKKYPNIQLIEDTEVTSLEKNEAFDGNNARFIIKTRTKDGQEGTIHSDFIVNSTWQQIKYFNEMLGIEMKKAERTNRLKALIKLKLPEELVNANSMFFCMGQHCMISNMGNGYAMGTYAKETNMEMSDGLNISERAQRLIDGGATQEEINDISKKMLEGMAKYIPALSKAEFDGLLFGIIQTLGKLTREELNNPHHAFNCRDDHAVVSEMIGLISNPCMKLFYFLDNGELVTNLLEQQMQAENVITNCIATLKERAEKELFIFNMPEQIKLRSKLERKPLSELAGGNVETIVTQTIAKLKSQQSKMKFLPKKDYSEKSMTKNSEEISRSESSITNDNIVSTWRH
- a CDS encoding response regulator gives rise to the protein MEKKIAEDTYWKEKEFLTQLLNELPAAIFWKNTEETFLGCNRRFAQLAGLHSPEDIIGKTDFQLPWGPIQAALYQKDDQEVILTGKPKLNIEETLTLPDNTRLHLLTNKTPLYASNGQIMGILGIFYDITERKKMESALAEAKEQAEVANIAKTEFLENMSHDLRTPLSGITGFASIIKDEVQDPKIKRYIDYLMESSEALLSLLNEILDIVKWTSGNTPIKYRKFNLKDKLAEVIKLQQSAALQKSINLQLIYDESLPPFLIGDSMRVYRIALELVSNAITFTNSGSIVVQVQAAKQDERTQVIKLTVKDTGIGIPLEKQQDIFVEFKRLNPSYIGLYKGAGLGLAIVNQLVKELDSEIYLESEVGKGSCFTCLIPFKRALTDDDFGAEISVPLPSPPEVQKVDLSQATINETGTGNHRVLVVEDNTIAATVAKVLLSKLDCEVDIAENAHMAMEKVFRGKPYKLIFMDIGLPDMDGYELTKRIRLWEINKEHHIPIIALTAHGDEFNRQRCISAGMNAVLTKPLAKEKAEEILKEFIPSESQHSDDKNESSVNPVIDFDAALKQVNGQKNLLQELFNILIDSLPAEKANLETFFKLADWNKIASTAHKLKSSASYCGALRLKSICTSIEEAVRHSQAQSYHNLFQKLLLNIKETEDTLKDYLQSE